In a single window of the Pocillopora verrucosa isolate sample1 chromosome 4, ASM3666991v2, whole genome shotgun sequence genome:
- the LOC131788935 gene encoding NMDA receptor synaptonuclear signaling and neuronal migration factor, with amino-acid sequence MGAIVSHRKGQRRISRAEQKAVAVNAFATHSKKSENSKQELEAPTQPPAPKTSSATSRSSPNIAVASWGEGIVGTSSHSLNDKGVITSRGVQNEVKSSKEMYPSLKLRTPDSNKNTELYTGFATVTPISTQTDKDLAAITIQRHVRGYQSRRQLEQEELSARIIQRGYRKYNKTKTERNDPQKSADIVKGEGDDSSNEDENKTDERRKPEYRKPWKESTAVGPVLDTDVKIGEKTKESFNMYQEDITDLKWKTEQQLEMTTMGDGYTPPRLVLIASNVPRSDVLEKIVNEDVLKLNYDFSATTLQVLLDKIVAMLEGFQSRSKAQSIALVCQGGPGFFNPVKGKMFTKAKFKQDEEINSFWSNLGTNMSKLDPEHTKIHIIGNNVTGNEKGEKLLKFLSKEMQPSKVKVESPLEFGQAGKEMLALYFDHDKYRIWRSKMHSKVSFTL; translated from the exons ATGGGTGCCATAGTTTCGCATCGTAAAGGCCAGAGAAGGATATCACGCGCAGAACAGAAAGCAGT AGCAGTTAATGCATTTGCAACACActcaaagaaaagtgaaaactCAAAGCAGGAACTCGAAG CTCCTACCCAGCCACCTGCACCAAAGACCAGTTCTGCAACATCCAGGAGCAGTCCAAACATTGCTGTGGCATCTTGGGGTGAAGGGATTGTGGGAACATCCTCTCATTCATTAAATGATAAGGGTGTGATCACATCCAGGGGTGTCCAAAATGAGGTCAAGTCTAGTAAGGAGATGTACCCATCACTAAAACTCAGAACACCAGACTCAAACAAAAATACAGAGCTGTACACAGGCTTTGCCACAGTCACACCAATATCAACCCAGACAGACAAAGACCTGGCAGCTATAACTATTCAAAG ACATGTGAGAGGCTACCAGTCCAGAAGGCAGCTTGAACAGGAGGAACTTTCAGCAAGAATTATTCAGAG AGGCTACCGAAagtacaacaaaacaaaaacagaaaggaaTGATCCTCAAAAGTCAGCAGACATTGTTAAAGGAGAAGGAGATGATAGTAGCAATGaggatgaaaataaaacagatgaaagaagaaaacctGAGTATAGGAAGCCATGGAAAGAATCAACAGCCGTTGGTCCAGTACTAGACACTGATGTTAAAATTG gaGAAAAGACAAAAGAGAGCTTTAACATGTACCAGGAAGACATTACAGATTTGAAGTGGAAAACAGAACAACAG TTGGAAATGACAACAATGGGAGATGGTTACACGCCTCCAAGATTGGTG CTCATTGCATCAAATGTTCCAAGATCTGATGTTCTAGAAAAGATAGTGAACGAAGATGTTCTTAAATTAAACTAT gATTTTTCCGCAACAACACTTCAAGTTTTATTAG ATAAAATTGTAGCTATGCTTGAGGGATTCCAGAGCAGAAGTAAAGCTCAGTCAATAGCACTTGTTTGTCAG GGAGGACCTGGCTTCTTCAATCCAGTGAAAGGAAAGATGTTCACAAAAGCTAAATTTAAACAAGATGAGGAGATTAACAG tttttggaGTAATCTTGGTACAAACATGTCAAAACTTGACCCAGAACACACAAAGATCCACATTATTGGCAATAATGTGACTGGAAatgagaaaggagaaaaattattGAAGTTTCTTTCCAAGGAAATGCAACCATCAAAAGTCAAGGTTGAGTCACCATTAGAATTTGGACAAGCAG gtaAAGAAATGCTGGCCCTCTATTTTGATCATGACAAGTACAGAATATGGAGAAGCAAAATGCATTCCAAAGTTTCATTTACCCTTTGA
- the LOC131788936 gene encoding trans-L-3-hydroxyproline dehydratase, with product MEENGLEISTIEMHTGGEPLRIIASGFPEIKGDTILDKRRYVRENLDHLRKLLMFEPRGHYDMYGAVIVQPHSEMADLGVIFMHNEGYSTMCGHAVIALGRYAVDSGLLSTDVSRSSVGEVPVFIECPCGVVKALVDIEEGKSGRVRFVSVPAFAFGLDVEINTEKFGQVKVDIGFGGAFYAIVPAHRLGVDVRSSRLADIVEAANAITNAGKSQIKLHHPDSEELAFLYGTIITDGKDMFNSDSKEATANVCVFADSEVDRSPTGSGVTARVAVQYARQQIGLHQMRVFEQGLVGSQFTGQAVKETKVGDFDAVHVEVAGNAYYTGKCTFTVEKDDPFRDGFLLK from the exons ATGGAAGAAAACGGCTTAGAGATCTCAACTATCGAGATGCACACTGGAGGGGAACCACTGAGAATAATCGCTTCTGGTTTCCCTGAGATTAAAGGAGACACCATTCTAGACAAAAGACGGTACGTTCGAGAAAACCTTGATCATCTTCGCAAGCTCTTGATGTTTGAACCTCGCGGACATTATGACATGTATGGCGCTGTGATCGTCCAACCACACAGCGAAATGGCCGATTTGGGGGTGATTTTCATGCATAACGAAGGATACAGCACCATGTGTGGCCACGCTGTCATAGCACTCGGTCGCTACGCTGTCGACTCGGGCCTCCTCAGTACGGACGTATCGCGCTCGAGTGTGGGTGAAGTACCTGTCTTCATCGAGTGTCCTTGCGGCGTGGTAAAAGCCCTGGTCGATATAGAAGAAGGCAAATCGGGCCGTgttcgttttgtttctgttCCAGCTTTTGCTTTTGGACTTGATGTGGAGATAAACACGGAGAAGTTTGGCCAAGTAAAAGTTGACATTGGATTTGGGGGAGCGTTCTACGCCATAGTCCCCGCGCATCGTTTGGGTGTTGATGTGCGTTCGTCGCGACTCGCTGATATCGTGGAAGCTGCTAATGCGATTACCAACGCGGGGAAAAGTCAAATAAAGCTGCACCACCCAGACAGTGAGGAACTAGCTTTTCTTTATGGTACTATCATTACCGATGGCAAAGATATGTTTAATAGCGACTCAAAAGAGGCAACAGCGAATGTATGTGTCTTTGCGGACAGTGAG GTTGACAGGAGTCCAACAGGATCAGGAGTGACAGCACGTGTTGCAGTGCAGTATGCACGCCAACAAATTGGCTTGCATCAGATGCGTGTGTTTGAGCAAGGTCTGGTTGGTTCACAGTTCACTGGTCAGGCTGTGAAGGAAACTAAGGTTGGGGACTTTGATGCTGTTCACGTAGAAGTTGCAGGCAATGCATATTACACTGGGAAATGCACATTCACTGTAGAAAAGGATGATCCTTTTAGAGATGGATTTCTTCTTAAATAG